One window from the genome of Acidobacteriota bacterium encodes:
- a CDS encoding lytic transglycosylase domain-containing protein, whose protein sequence is MRIVFSSLVALVVPAIALAGGPPSGTCSLSALDGVRLLLARSTVADLASGDLSESDKRWREFARAATAVLGAEVAAEADAETRAEYVAALHGKQVVTVACDAGSVSRDRAAYRLGLLGYSLDDIARMVTGRVSRSDIDSDAARRLACLPPRPLSSTPSTSDVAAGPVLVAGGHASARSGLWNAGELATLPLPRTRPAVFRPASALVPVQSALQAPGFPVPIRPGLLAVGATPALRMLSPSSAVIDWWTRYYSLAYGVDYQLVAAIIRQESNWQPAIVSNKGAVGLMQLMPATAAMLRVNPRDPIENLRGGIAYLAGLLSNYGSVRSALIAYNAGPAHADQVLRGEREPFPETQRYLSAVDAFYSIDAKR, encoded by the coding sequence GTGAGAATCGTCTTTTCGAGCCTCGTGGCGCTCGTCGTGCCGGCCATCGCGCTGGCCGGAGGTCCGCCTTCCGGAACCTGCTCGCTGTCGGCGCTGGACGGTGTTCGTCTGCTGCTGGCTCGATCCACAGTGGCTGACCTCGCGTCGGGCGATTTGTCGGAGTCCGACAAGCGCTGGCGCGAGTTCGCGCGGGCGGCCACAGCTGTGCTCGGTGCGGAAGTGGCGGCCGAGGCGGATGCCGAGACGCGCGCCGAGTATGTGGCTGCGCTCCACGGGAAGCAGGTGGTGACGGTCGCCTGCGACGCGGGCTCTGTGTCCCGAGACCGGGCGGCATACAGGCTTGGGCTGTTGGGCTACTCGCTGGATGACATCGCCCGTATGGTGACCGGGCGTGTCTCTCGATCCGATATCGATTCAGACGCGGCGCGCAGGCTTGCCTGCCTGCCGCCGCGGCCGCTGTCGTCCACGCCATCGACATCGGATGTCGCCGCCGGCCCCGTCCTCGTGGCCGGCGGACACGCATCGGCGAGAAGCGGTCTGTGGAACGCCGGCGAGTTGGCCACCCTGCCACTTCCACGTACACGACCTGCGGTATTCCGACCAGCCTCCGCGTTGGTGCCAGTCCAAAGCGCGCTGCAGGCTCCGGGTTTTCCTGTTCCGATCAGGCCGGGATTGCTGGCCGTCGGGGCGACTCCAGCCCTCCGCATGCTGTCTCCGAGCTCGGCTGTCATTGACTGGTGGACCCGCTACTACTCGCTGGCGTACGGGGTCGATTATCAACTGGTCGCCGCCATCATCCGGCAGGAATCCAACTGGCAGCCGGCAATCGTGTCGAACAAAGGCGCCGTCGGATTGATGCAGTTGATGCCCGCGACAGCCGCGATGCTCAGGGTGAATCCTCGTGACCCGATCGAGAACCTGCGCGGCGGGATCGCGTATCTGGCAGGCCTGCTGAGCAACTACGGCAGTGTGCGATCGGCGCTGATCGCCTACAACGCCGGACCCGCCCATGCCGACCAGGTACTCCGCGGCGAACGGGAACCGTTCCCCGAGACTCAACGGTACCTCAGCGCCGTCGACGCCTTTTACTCAATCGACGCTAAACGCTAA
- a CDS encoding response regulator, giving the protein MKILLVDDSTTIRMMLRRALAGLQQTDIAEAQNGLEALAEIGRRRFDLAILDINMPVMDGLETLEAIRASPLHAGLPVVVLTSEKSEGIVRRLVEMGIADYLSKPLSQDRLSDRLSHIISRLTQSAAPSPTLRAAEHGQRVLVVEHDPDRRHFLVNVLAQHFKVVETDSGAGALQLMLGQAAPVVDVVLMGEQIGLPPAELFISKMKTVPPLSRARVVACRRKAGAQGSPSPDLVDAMVDWTYVPEVFLAAFERAVTGVDTPLAGMPSFRASLERDAVCATEQLFGLMLSSEVALVPPGGTPRCPWPGRGLHARLDLVAPGTASFAVLFRADDVSAAAITAQLIGVTPEEVDESDVKATAAEFANIIAGRLRNRLIEAGMSTQMQLPTTWTGATTDGFPASDVATLTFNSTRPPASFELLLCVGCAGTIQVRDAA; this is encoded by the coding sequence ATGAAGATTCTCCTCGTCGACGACAGCACCACGATTCGTATGATGCTCCGGCGCGCGCTCGCCGGGCTCCAGCAGACCGACATCGCGGAGGCTCAGAACGGTCTTGAGGCTTTGGCCGAGATCGGGCGGCGCCGTTTTGATCTGGCGATCCTCGACATCAATATGCCCGTCATGGATGGTCTCGAGACGCTCGAAGCCATTCGCGCGTCGCCCTTACACGCGGGGCTTCCCGTCGTGGTCCTCACCAGTGAGAAGAGCGAGGGCATCGTGCGGCGGTTGGTCGAGATGGGCATTGCCGACTACCTCTCGAAGCCGCTCAGCCAGGATCGGCTGTCCGATCGCCTGTCGCACATTATCAGTCGCCTGACTCAATCCGCGGCTCCGAGTCCCACCCTGCGGGCGGCCGAGCACGGTCAACGCGTGCTGGTGGTCGAGCACGATCCGGACCGCCGCCACTTCCTCGTGAATGTGCTGGCGCAACACTTCAAGGTCGTGGAGACCGATTCGGGAGCGGGCGCGCTCCAGCTGATGCTGGGACAGGCGGCTCCGGTCGTCGACGTGGTGTTGATGGGCGAGCAGATTGGCCTGCCGCCGGCCGAGTTGTTCATCTCGAAGATGAAGACCGTGCCACCACTCTCCCGGGCGAGAGTCGTGGCGTGCCGTCGCAAGGCCGGCGCTCAGGGCAGTCCGTCACCAGACCTGGTCGATGCGATGGTCGACTGGACGTACGTGCCCGAGGTGTTCCTCGCCGCGTTCGAACGAGCCGTGACAGGCGTCGACACGCCGCTGGCGGGCATGCCGTCGTTTCGGGCGAGTTTGGAACGCGACGCCGTCTGCGCGACCGAGCAGTTGTTTGGGTTGATGTTGTCCTCTGAAGTGGCGCTGGTTCCGCCGGGGGGGACGCCGCGTTGTCCCTGGCCGGGTCGCGGCTTGCACGCGCGATTGGATCTGGTGGCCCCGGGTACCGCGTCGTTTGCCGTGCTGTTTCGGGCGGACGACGTGTCGGCCGCCGCGATCACCGCACAACTGATTGGCGTCACGCCCGAAGAGGTTGACGAAAGCGACGTCAAGGCCACCGCCGCGGAATTCGCCAACATCATCGCCGGCCGGCTTCGCAATCGGCTGATCGAGGCAGGCATGTCGACGCAGATGCAGTTACCGACCACGTGGACAGGCGCCACGACTGACGGGTTCCCCGCCTCGGATGTGGCCACGCTCACGTTCAATTCGACGCGTCCGCCGGCGTCCTTTGAACTGCTGCTGTGCGTGGGTTGCGCTGGGACGATCCAGGTTCGTGATGCTGCCTGA
- the rpsL gene encoding 30S ribosomal protein S12, whose protein sequence is MPTISQLVRKGRDQIVFKTKSPALQDNPQKRGVCVRVFTQTPKKPNSALRKVARVRLTNGIEVTTYIPGVGHNLQEHSLVLIRGGRVKDLPGVRYHVIRGTLDAVGVQGRKQGRSTYGAKRPKQ, encoded by the coding sequence GTGCCGACCATCAGTCAGCTCGTTCGTAAAGGGCGCGATCAAATCGTCTTCAAGACGAAGAGTCCCGCGCTGCAGGACAACCCCCAGAAGCGGGGTGTGTGTGTGCGCGTCTTCACGCAGACGCCGAAGAAGCCGAATTCGGCCCTTCGCAAGGTCGCGCGCGTGCGGTTGACGAATGGGATCGAGGTGACCACCTATATCCCCGGCGTCGGCCACAACCTCCAGGAGCATTCGCTGGTGCTCATCCGAGGGGGACGCGTCAAGGACCTTCCCGGCGTTCGTTATCACGTGATTCGCGGCACGCTCGACGCAGTGGGTGTGCAGGGGCGCAAGCAGGGTCGTTCCACGTACGGCGCCAAGCGGCCGAAGCAGTAG
- the fusA gene encoding elongation factor G codes for MPRLVSLDRTRNIGIMAHIDAGKTTTTERILFYTGITYKLGEVHDGTAVMDWMEQEQERGITITSAATTCMWRDNRINIIDTPGHVDFTAEVERSLRVLDGAVAVFDAVSGVEPQSETVWRQADKYRVPRICFVNKMDRVGADFAETLSQIRKKLGANPVAIQLPIGAESNFTGVIDLVRMKAIRYMDETLGADYVVEDIPAEHQALAHEYREHLIEKVSEVNDAILEKYLHGIEITEDEIKAVLRKRTIESVRNEKAPFVPVICGSAFKNKGVQPLLDAVVDYLPSPLDIPPMIGLVPDKGEEQTERPADDKAPFAALAFKIMTDPFVGQLAFIRVYSGVLQSGGSVYNTTKGKTERIGRLLKMHANKREEIKEVYAGDIAAAVGLRSVTTGDTICDEKRPVLLEAMDFPEPVISLAIEPKTKADQEKLGMGLGKLQAEDPTFRVRTDQETGQVIIAGMGELHLEIIVDRLKREFNVEASVGRPQVAYKETLTMAAQGEGRYIRQTGGHGQYGHAKIRLVPRKPGEGFEFENVISGGTIPREYIKPIEEGIREAMTGGVLAGYPVDDVGVELYDGSYHDVDSSEMAFKIAGSMAFKDAAKRANPVLLEPVMRVEVVVPEEYMGDVMGDINSRRGKIQAMEARGGTQIVRARVPLSEMFGYATDLRSRTQGRATYSMHFERYEQAPQTVSEEVVARISGR; via the coding sequence ATGCCTCGGCTCGTATCACTCGATCGGACGCGGAACATCGGCATCATGGCCCACATTGATGCCGGGAAGACCACGACGACCGAACGCATCCTGTTTTACACAGGCATCACCTACAAGCTGGGAGAGGTGCACGATGGCACCGCGGTGATGGACTGGATGGAGCAGGAGCAGGAGCGGGGCATCACGATTACGTCCGCCGCCACGACGTGTATGTGGCGGGACAACCGGATCAACATCATCGACACGCCCGGCCACGTGGACTTCACGGCCGAGGTCGAGCGCTCGCTGCGGGTGCTGGATGGCGCGGTCGCGGTGTTCGACGCGGTGTCTGGTGTCGAGCCGCAGTCGGAGACGGTGTGGCGCCAGGCCGACAAGTACCGCGTGCCGCGGATCTGCTTCGTCAACAAGATGGACCGCGTCGGCGCGGACTTCGCCGAGACGCTGTCGCAAATTCGGAAGAAACTGGGCGCCAACCCGGTCGCCATCCAGTTGCCGATTGGCGCCGAATCGAACTTTACGGGTGTCATCGACCTCGTGCGGATGAAGGCGATCCGCTACATGGACGAGACGCTCGGGGCCGACTACGTCGTCGAGGACATTCCGGCCGAGCATCAGGCGCTGGCGCACGAGTACCGGGAGCACCTGATCGAGAAGGTCAGCGAAGTCAACGACGCCATCCTCGAGAAGTACCTGCACGGCATTGAGATCACCGAGGACGAAATCAAGGCGGTCCTGCGCAAACGCACGATCGAATCGGTGCGCAACGAGAAGGCGCCGTTTGTCCCCGTCATCTGCGGATCCGCCTTCAAGAACAAGGGCGTGCAGCCGCTGCTCGATGCCGTGGTCGACTACCTGCCGTCGCCGCTCGACATTCCGCCCATGATTGGGCTGGTGCCAGACAAGGGCGAGGAGCAGACCGAGCGGCCCGCCGACGACAAGGCGCCGTTTGCCGCGCTGGCGTTCAAGATCATGACCGACCCGTTTGTCGGACAGCTCGCCTTCATCCGGGTCTACTCGGGCGTCCTGCAGTCGGGCGGTTCCGTCTACAACACGACCAAGGGCAAGACCGAACGCATTGGCCGTCTCCTGAAGATGCACGCCAACAAGCGTGAGGAAATCAAGGAAGTCTACGCGGGCGATATCGCCGCGGCCGTGGGATTGCGGAGCGTGACCACGGGCGACACCATCTGCGACGAGAAGCGGCCTGTTCTGCTCGAGGCGATGGATTTTCCCGAACCGGTGATTTCCCTGGCGATCGAGCCCAAGACGAAAGCCGATCAGGAAAAGCTCGGTATGGGACTTGGCAAGCTGCAGGCTGAGGATCCCACCTTCCGCGTGCGGACCGACCAGGAAACCGGGCAGGTGATCATCGCCGGGATGGGCGAACTGCACCTGGAAATCATCGTCGACCGGTTGAAGCGCGAATTCAACGTCGAGGCGAGTGTGGGACGGCCCCAGGTCGCCTACAAGGAAACGCTCACGATGGCCGCCCAGGGCGAAGGGCGCTACATCCGCCAGACGGGCGGCCACGGGCAGTACGGCCACGCGAAGATCCGCCTGGTGCCGCGCAAGCCTGGCGAGGGGTTCGAGTTCGAGAACGTGATCTCGGGTGGCACGATTCCGCGCGAGTACATCAAGCCGATCGAGGAAGGCATCCGCGAGGCGATGACCGGCGGCGTACTCGCCGGCTACCCGGTCGATGATGTGGGCGTGGAGCTGTACGACGGGTCGTACCACGACGTCGATTCGTCCGAGATGGCGTTCAAGATTGCGGGTTCGATGGCGTTCAAGGACGCCGCGAAGCGGGCCAATCCTGTTCTGCTCGAGCCCGTGATGCGCGTCGAAGTCGTGGTGCCCGAAGAGTACATGGGCGACGTCATGGGCGATATCAACAGCCGCCGCGGCAAGATTCAGGCGATGGAAGCGCGCGGCGGGACGCAGATTGTCCGCGCTCGCGTGCCGCTGTCGGAAATGTTCGGCTATGCGACCGACCTGCGTTCGCGAACGCAGGGACGAGCGACCTACTCGATGCACTTCGAGCGATATGAGCAGGCGCCGCAGACCGTGAGCGAGGAAGTGGTCGCGAGGATTTCCGGGCGGTGA
- the rpsG gene encoding 30S ribosomal protein S7 yields the protein MPRRREIAKREVLPDPVYGSTLVTKFINTVMKEGKRSTAESILYRAFDIIKEKTGDDPVKVFKKAVDNVKPALEVKSRRVGGSNYQVPIEVNPTRRLSLSIRWLVLYSRTRGDGKTMHEKLANEFMDAANLRGGAVKKKEDTHRMAEANKAFAHYRW from the coding sequence ATGCCACGCAGACGAGAAATTGCCAAGCGCGAAGTGCTGCCCGATCCGGTGTACGGGAGTACGCTGGTCACCAAGTTCATCAACACGGTGATGAAGGAAGGCAAGCGCAGCACGGCCGAGTCCATCCTGTACCGCGCCTTCGACATCATCAAGGAGAAGACCGGCGACGATCCCGTCAAGGTCTTCAAGAAGGCCGTCGACAACGTCAAGCCGGCGCTCGAGGTCAAGTCGCGCCGCGTGGGCGGATCGAACTACCAGGTGCCCATCGAGGTGAACCCGACCCGGCGGCTCTCGCTGAGCATCCGCTGGCTCGTGCTCTACTCGCGGACCCGCGGCGACGGCAAGACGATGCACGAGAAGTTGGCCAACGAGTTCATGGATGCCGCGAATCTGCGTGGCGGCGCCGTGAAGAAGAAAGAAGACACGCACCGCATGGCCGAGGCCAACAAGGCCTTCGCCCATTATCGCTGGTAG
- a CDS encoding PEGA domain-containing protein, giving the protein MKSRLVLIACAVCLVLVGTADQMRASGLGQPPPTQPPPTQPPPQQPPPVTAGQAAAIEPFQTRVERAGQLLNADPRAALESLDHLAVESVELRKTRPLTSVERPVHRQLFIFRARGHMQSMNNEKVEDSYRELLRVDPFFNVTLPPREQETLDGLKTREGGLLEVSSRVRDCRILLDGIDVGVTGETPVRVSLIAGSYQLRLEKPAHQAAGIRVTIVAAQTAAVTDLAPKAQVPPIVFLTDRQGISVIVDNVPAGETIRLSDLKNTLSPEEGGALDQAVAVAKFDAATSAGILVRDAPVDRSFNVRFRGECFVEETRPVAVTADSLAGIAPGTPLLWFGESNAIRMRPDVGTMRVTSIPTDADVYLDGKMAGRTPFERSVCSGEHRVRVRHAIGSYNVTAVIIRGRTEVLDVTLKTGLGFLGAVETVQNVLRPAADLTSTVDRTLASTIRSFRLAAPIDIPPEVQRWTDAQTVELVTAADRGDADAVKKLLKQARDNYDAPLLLAAVARGAADSADAPLDFLLFWHDHAGADRIRLTTITTDTLVSVFEHIDRPADPWQLVYRNDLGMRVADTLLPDAPLLIVSVEAGSPAALAGIKAGDGVLAIDGTPMTASQLSDHIRQKKPGEVLNLRLPDPTSGSPPRQLAVPVQRRPQRAPVFEPASFGNSIVAKLQAASAVATSAVDRDLSNFNLALVHMRFREWRQALELLTGLGQVPNGVGVSPGAALYFRARCHEELGERDRAMTLFREAAANDSQVLADDGASVGAIVKLRLSGLGEAPRPAVIK; this is encoded by the coding sequence ATGAAATCGCGTCTTGTATTGATCGCGTGTGCGGTTTGTCTCGTGCTGGTCGGGACGGCCGACCAGATGCGGGCAAGTGGATTGGGCCAGCCGCCGCCGACGCAACCACCACCGACGCAGCCACCGCCGCAGCAGCCACCGCCTGTGACGGCCGGACAGGCGGCCGCGATCGAACCATTCCAGACGCGGGTTGAACGCGCCGGACAACTGCTCAACGCGGACCCGCGAGCGGCCCTCGAATCGCTCGATCATCTGGCGGTCGAGTCGGTGGAACTCCGGAAGACGCGGCCGCTCACGTCGGTCGAACGCCCGGTTCATCGGCAGTTGTTCATCTTCAGGGCTCGCGGACACATGCAGTCGATGAACAACGAGAAGGTCGAGGACAGTTATCGAGAACTGCTTCGCGTCGATCCGTTTTTCAATGTGACGCTTCCGCCCCGTGAACAGGAGACGCTCGACGGCTTGAAAACGCGCGAGGGCGGATTGCTCGAAGTCAGCTCGCGCGTGCGCGATTGTCGCATCCTGCTCGACGGCATCGATGTCGGCGTTACGGGCGAGACCCCGGTTCGCGTGTCGCTCATCGCGGGTTCCTACCAGTTGCGCCTCGAGAAGCCGGCTCATCAGGCGGCTGGCATACGCGTGACCATCGTGGCCGCGCAGACCGCAGCGGTGACCGACCTGGCGCCGAAAGCGCAGGTTCCCCCCATCGTCTTCCTGACCGACCGGCAGGGCATCAGCGTCATTGTCGACAATGTGCCCGCGGGCGAGACGATCCGGCTGTCGGACCTCAAGAACACGCTCTCGCCCGAAGAAGGCGGCGCCCTTGATCAGGCCGTCGCCGTGGCGAAGTTCGACGCGGCCACCTCGGCGGGAATCCTGGTTCGCGACGCCCCGGTCGATCGGTCCTTCAATGTCCGCTTCCGCGGCGAGTGTTTCGTCGAGGAAACCCGGCCCGTCGCCGTGACCGCCGATTCGCTGGCCGGGATCGCCCCGGGCACTCCCCTGCTCTGGTTCGGCGAATCGAATGCGATCCGCATGCGGCCTGATGTGGGCACCATGCGCGTGACGTCGATCCCGACCGACGCCGATGTGTACCTCGATGGGAAGATGGCCGGGCGCACACCGTTCGAGCGCAGCGTCTGCTCGGGTGAACATCGTGTTCGAGTGCGGCATGCGATAGGGTCGTACAACGTCACGGCGGTGATCATCAGGGGACGCACAGAGGTCCTCGACGTCACCCTCAAGACGGGACTGGGATTCCTCGGCGCCGTCGAAACGGTGCAGAATGTGCTGCGGCCGGCGGCCGATCTGACCAGCACGGTCGACCGGACGCTGGCCTCGACGATCAGGAGTTTCCGCCTCGCCGCGCCGATTGACATCCCGCCCGAGGTCCAACGCTGGACCGACGCGCAGACGGTCGAACTGGTCACCGCCGCCGACCGGGGGGATGCCGATGCGGTCAAGAAACTGCTGAAGCAGGCCAGGGACAACTACGACGCCCCGTTGCTGCTGGCCGCCGTCGCGCGTGGTGCGGCCGACAGCGCCGACGCGCCGCTCGACTTCCTGTTGTTCTGGCACGACCACGCCGGTGCTGACCGCATTCGGCTCACCACCATCACGACCGACACGCTCGTTTCCGTCTTCGAGCACATTGATCGTCCGGCAGACCCCTGGCAGCTGGTCTATCGAAACGACCTGGGCATGCGTGTCGCCGATACGCTGTTGCCGGACGCGCCGCTGCTGATCGTATCGGTTGAGGCCGGGAGCCCCGCGGCGCTCGCCGGCATCAAGGCGGGCGACGGCGTTCTCGCGATTGACGGTACGCCGATGACGGCCTCGCAACTGTCCGATCACATCCGGCAGAAGAAGCCCGGCGAGGTCCTCAATCTCCGGCTCCCGGACCCGACATCTGGATCACCGCCCCGCCAACTGGCCGTGCCTGTACAACGCCGCCCGCAGCGCGCACCGGTGTTCGAACCAGCGTCGTTCGGCAACAGCATCGTCGCCAAGCTGCAGGCCGCGTCGGCCGTGGCGACGAGCGCCGTTGATCGCGACTTGTCGAACTTCAATCTCGCGCTGGTGCACATGCGCTTCCGCGAGTGGCGGCAGGCACTCGAGTTACTGACTGGTCTCGGTCAGGTGCCCAATGGCGTGGGCGTCAGTCCCGGCGCGGCGCTGTACTTCCGTGCGCGATGCCACGAGGAACTCGGCGAGCGCGACCGTGCGATGACGCTGTTTCGGGAGGCTGCGGCCAACGACAGCCAAGTGCTGGCCGACGATGGGGCGTCGGTGGGCGCCATTGTGAAGTTGCGCCTCTCCGGCCTCGGCGAGGCCCCGAGGCCGGCTGTCATCAAGTAA
- a CDS encoding protein phosphatase 2C domain-containing protein → MVSFAAKSHPGRVRAGNEDALIADAGLALFAVADGLGGHQGGEVASKITVDTITEFVISSRHDSTITWPYGFNPDISFEGNQLRNAVLLANRQIRHGAEREPAHAGMGSTVIAVAVVEGRASFVAVGDSRLYRWRQGTLTQLSEDDTWVAAMVRAGAAAESVRHHQLRHMLTKALGSVAGLEARAHDVPLDVGDLLLLCSDGLYGPLGDDGIARVFGAPAADLEATASALVDAANAAGGPDNVTVVLVRPGI, encoded by the coding sequence GTGGTCTCATTCGCCGCAAAAAGCCATCCCGGGCGGGTCCGGGCGGGAAACGAAGATGCCTTGATCGCCGACGCCGGCCTGGCGCTGTTCGCCGTCGCAGACGGACTGGGGGGGCATCAAGGGGGCGAGGTCGCGTCCAAGATCACGGTCGACACCATCACCGAGTTCGTCATCAGTTCTCGTCACGACTCGACGATCACCTGGCCGTACGGGTTCAATCCTGACATCTCATTCGAAGGCAATCAGTTGCGGAATGCCGTCCTGTTGGCAAACCGGCAGATTCGGCACGGTGCCGAGCGGGAACCTGCGCACGCAGGGATGGGTTCCACCGTGATTGCGGTGGCGGTTGTTGAGGGCCGGGCGTCGTTTGTCGCGGTCGGCGACAGCAGGCTCTACCGCTGGCGCCAGGGCACGCTGACCCAGTTGTCGGAAGACGATACCTGGGTCGCCGCCATGGTGCGGGCCGGTGCCGCGGCCGAGTCGGTCCGGCACCACCAGCTGCGCCATATGCTCACCAAGGCGCTCGGGTCGGTCGCCGGCCTCGAGGCACGCGCACACGACGTCCCGCTCGACGTCGGCGATCTCCTGCTGCTCTGCAGCGATGGGCTCTACGGACCGCTCGGCGACGACGGCATCGCGCGCGTGTTCGGGGCGCCAGCGGCCGATTTGGAGGCGACAGCATCGGCCCTGGTCGACGCCGCCAACGCGGCGGGCGGACCCGACAACGTCACCGTCGTTCTCGTCCGCCCCGGCATCTGA